One Mycolicibacterium sarraceniae genomic window carries:
- a CDS encoding HNH endonuclease signature motif containing protein, with protein sequence MSSVLAALDALDTAVELVSAADIEELAAPERFAVLERMETAQRRLTAVSHAGVARLERFEGCPPIPIMLADVLRISRKEANRRIRNAEQLAPRTTLTGELLPPVLPKTATAWHDGLLDGEHLRVIQKFFRDLPDHVPPVEVEKAEQSLAQHAVNLRPDQLEKLAHRLALHLNPDGTFSDEDRARKRGFLWCGGQQVDGMSVGRLVADPELRSMLDAWFAKFAAPGMCNPADQTPTTTPTEDVAQRDGRSHGQRQHDALTALVRGQLGDPKLGQHNGLPVTVIVTATLQDLQAKTGHAVTASGTLLPVPDVIRMATHAYHYLALFNGVNGQPLWLGRTKRIASPDQRIMLYAKDRGCTRPGCDAPGYRCEVHHVDEWAKGGLTNIDTLTLACPPDHRLLEQGWKTRKLANGDTEWIPPPQLTLTAGTNDFHHPERLLND encoded by the coding sequence ATGAGTTCGGTTCTGGCGGCGCTGGATGCGCTCGACACCGCAGTCGAACTTGTGAGTGCCGCTGACATCGAGGAGCTGGCCGCTCCGGAGCGGTTCGCGGTGTTGGAGCGGATGGAAACGGCTCAGCGTCGGCTGACGGCGGTGTCCCATGCCGGGGTGGCCCGGTTGGAGCGGTTTGAGGGCTGCCCACCTATACCGATCATGCTGGCCGACGTGCTGCGGATCAGCCGCAAGGAGGCCAACCGGCGGATCCGCAACGCTGAACAACTCGCGCCGCGGACCACGTTGACGGGGGAACTGTTGCCGCCGGTGCTGCCCAAGACTGCGACGGCGTGGCACGACGGACTACTTGATGGCGAGCACCTGCGGGTGATTCAGAAGTTCTTCCGTGATCTGCCCGACCATGTCCCGCCAGTCGAGGTCGAGAAGGCCGAGCAGTCCTTAGCCCAGCATGCGGTGAATTTGCGCCCGGATCAGCTGGAGAAACTCGCCCACCGGCTCGCACTGCATCTCAATCCCGATGGCACGTTTTCCGATGAGGACCGCGCCCGCAAACGCGGCTTCCTCTGGTGTGGGGGTCAACAGGTCGACGGGATGAGCGTCGGCCGGCTGGTCGCCGACCCCGAACTACGATCCATGCTGGATGCCTGGTTCGCCAAATTCGCCGCCCCCGGCATGTGCAACCCCGCCGACCAAACCCCCACCACCACCCCGACCGAAGACGTCGCCCAACGAGATGGGCGTAGTCACGGTCAACGCCAGCACGACGCCTTGACAGCCTTGGTACGCGGGCAACTCGGCGATCCGAAACTAGGCCAGCACAACGGGTTACCCGTCACGGTCATCGTGACCGCCACCCTGCAGGATCTCCAAGCCAAGACCGGCCACGCCGTCACCGCCAGCGGAACACTGCTCCCCGTCCCCGACGTCATCCGCATGGCCACCCACGCCTACCACTACCTAGCGCTGTTCAACGGCGTGAACGGACAACCGTTGTGGCTGGGCCGCACCAAACGCATCGCCTCACCGGATCAGCGAATCATGCTCTACGCCAAGGACCGTGGTTGCACCCGCCCGGGCTGCGATGCACCCGGCTATCGCTGCGAAGTCCACCACGTCGACGAATGGGCCAAAGGCGGGCTGACCAACATCGACACACTCACCCTGGCCTGCCCACCCGATCACCGACTCCTCGAACAAGGCTGGAAAACCCGAAAACTCGCCAACGGCGACACCGAATGGATACCACCACCCCAGCTAACACTGACAGCCGGCACCAACGACTTCCACCACCCAGAACGACTACTCAACGACTAA
- a CDS encoding NAD(P)/FAD-dependent oxidoreductase, whose translation MIDLLVAGGGPAGLVTALHAARAGLSVTVVERRRPPVDKACGEGMMPYTVRQLEALGITPPGKPFRGITYLDSRRRVDAPFRADAGLGVRRTALHSVLTDAASAAGVDLVTAHVGSISQDSDSVECAGFRARYLAAADGLHSPIRRSLGLALPSRGSRRWGLRRHIHTAPWSERVEVYWGDSAEAYVTPVADDCVGIAILTGRQGSFESRLAEFGALSERVNGHPHGPERAAGPLRQRVANRTAGRVMLVGDAAGYVDALTGEGLGIAFGGAELLVRCVLAGRPGDYDRQWRQMSRRYRLLTAGLLRAVEFGPTRSRIMPAAAALPGGFTKIVNLLAY comes from the coding sequence GACCGTCGTCGAGCGGCGTCGCCCGCCGGTCGACAAGGCCTGCGGCGAGGGCATGATGCCTTATACCGTGCGGCAACTGGAGGCACTCGGAATCACCCCGCCCGGCAAGCCCTTTCGTGGAATAACCTACCTCGATTCGAGGCGCCGCGTGGATGCGCCGTTCCGCGCCGACGCGGGTCTGGGCGTGCGCCGCACGGCACTGCACAGCGTGTTGACCGATGCGGCGTCGGCGGCGGGTGTCGACTTGGTCACCGCCCATGTCGGATCGATCAGTCAGGACTCGGATTCGGTTGAATGCGCCGGATTTCGGGCGCGCTACCTGGCTGCCGCCGACGGTTTGCACTCACCCATTCGCCGGTCGCTCGGCCTGGCCCTGCCCAGCCGAGGGTCGCGCCGGTGGGGGCTGCGCCGCCACATTCACACCGCACCCTGGAGTGAGCGGGTCGAGGTCTACTGGGGCGATAGTGCCGAGGCCTATGTCACACCCGTGGCCGACGATTGCGTCGGCATTGCGATCCTGACCGGACGGCAGGGTTCATTTGAGAGCCGCCTCGCCGAATTCGGTGCCCTCAGTGAACGCGTCAACGGGCATCCGCACGGACCCGAACGGGCCGCAGGCCCACTGCGGCAGCGGGTGGCGAACCGCACCGCAGGGCGGGTCATGCTGGTGGGTGATGCCGCCGGCTACGTCGACGCGCTGACGGGTGAGGGGCTGGGTATCGCCTTCGGCGGTGCCGAGCTATTGGTGAGATGTGTTCTGGCCGGTCGGCCGGGTGACTACGACAGGCAGTGGCGGCAGATGTCACGGCGCTACCGGCTGCTGACGGCCGGGCTGCTGCGGGCCGTCGAGTTCGGTCCGACACGGTCGCGGATCATGCCGGCGGCGGCGGCGCTCCCCGGTGGATTCACCAAGATTGTCAATCTGCTGGCGTACTGA
- a CDS encoding GNAT family N-acetyltransferase, with the protein MTADGGDRGLASALGATPELIAVRADGLAHMEVFAGLAPELLLPLAAHLKPLQAPVGQVLTRQGERAVSFLLIQSGRAEVRHVGDDDEVILGEVCAGMIVGEIALLRDKPRTATVTVTEPLTAYIGDHAAFEILADLPGMSERMVRTARQRLAAFVTPIPVVLKDGTELMLRPALPGDSARTSNGPIEFSTETLYRRFMSMRAPSMALMNYLFQVDYIHHFVWVLVDEADLVVADVRFVRDESDPSVAEIAFIVGDAYQGRGIGNFMMDALVIAAEVGGVKRFSGRVLSDNMPMRSILDRFGAKWEREEPGVVITEFDVPKTDALQIDPALAAEIRASVGQVLRAIG; encoded by the coding sequence ATGACGGCAGACGGCGGCGACCGCGGTCTGGCGTCGGCTTTGGGCGCGACGCCGGAGTTGATCGCCGTGCGCGCCGACGGGTTGGCGCATATGGAGGTCTTCGCGGGGTTGGCACCGGAGTTGCTGCTGCCGCTGGCCGCGCATCTGAAGCCGTTGCAGGCGCCAGTCGGCCAGGTTCTCACACGTCAGGGTGAGCGAGCGGTGTCGTTCCTGCTCATCCAGTCCGGTCGGGCCGAGGTGCGCCACGTTGGTGACGATGACGAGGTCATCCTCGGCGAGGTCTGCGCCGGCATGATCGTCGGGGAGATCGCGTTGTTGCGGGACAAACCCCGCACTGCCACGGTCACGGTCACCGAACCGCTGACGGCCTACATCGGCGACCATGCGGCGTTTGAAATCCTGGCCGACCTGCCCGGGATGAGCGAGCGAATGGTGCGCACGGCCCGGCAGCGGCTGGCCGCGTTCGTCACCCCGATCCCGGTGGTGCTCAAGGACGGCACAGAGCTGATGTTGCGCCCGGCGCTGCCCGGTGACAGCGCACGCACGTCCAACGGGCCGATCGAGTTCTCCACCGAGACGCTGTACCGCCGGTTCATGTCGATGCGCGCGCCCAGCATGGCGCTGATGAACTATCTGTTCCAGGTGGACTACATCCATCATTTTGTCTGGGTACTGGTGGATGAGGCGGACCTTGTCGTCGCCGACGTGCGGTTCGTTCGCGATGAGTCGGATCCCTCGGTCGCTGAGATCGCGTTCATCGTTGGTGATGCCTATCAGGGCCGCGGTATCGGCAACTTCATGATGGACGCACTGGTCATCGCGGCGGAGGTCGGGGGAGTGAAGCGGTTCTCGGGGAGGGTATTGAGTGACAATATGCCGATGCGCAGCATTCTCGACCGCTTCGGCGCGAAATGGGAGCGTGAGGAACCAGGAGTCGTGATCACCGAATTCGACGTACCGAAAACCGATGCGCTGCAGATTGATCCGGCCTTGGCGGCCGAGATCCGCGCATCTGTGGGGCAAGTGCTCCGGGCGATCGGCTGA
- a CDS encoding shikimate 5-dehydrogenase translates to MARPALNKDTKVCISLAARPSNIGTRFHNYLYEQLGLDFLYKAFTTTDIAAAMSGVRALGIRGCSVSMPFKQDVLTLVDHVEKSARAINAVNTIVNDHGELTAANTDYTAVQRLIAEHGLDPQAAVVIRGSGGMASAVATAFRDSGFGNGTIVARNTDSGLDLAERLGYAWRSEVGDLRAPVIVNVTPLGMADGPEEHEKAYGDDVIAAAHAVFDVVAVPSETPLIVAARAAGKRVITGAEVIALQAAEQFERYTGVRPSVQQVADASAFSRD, encoded by the coding sequence ATGGCCAGGCCCGCGCTCAACAAAGACACCAAGGTGTGCATATCGCTGGCCGCCAGGCCCAGCAATATCGGTACCCGTTTCCACAACTACCTCTATGAGCAGCTCGGCCTGGATTTCCTCTACAAGGCTTTCACCACAACCGATATCGCCGCCGCGATGAGCGGAGTGCGAGCGTTGGGCATTCGCGGGTGTTCGGTGTCGATGCCGTTCAAACAGGATGTCCTGACACTGGTGGACCATGTCGAGAAGTCGGCGCGCGCGATCAACGCCGTCAACACGATCGTAAACGACCACGGTGAGCTGACCGCGGCCAACACCGATTACACTGCCGTGCAACGGCTGATCGCCGAGCACGGGTTGGATCCGCAGGCGGCGGTGGTGATCCGCGGTAGCGGTGGAATGGCGAGTGCGGTGGCAACGGCGTTTCGGGACAGCGGATTCGGTAACGGCACGATCGTGGCACGCAACACCGACAGTGGGCTCGACCTCGCAGAGCGTCTGGGCTACGCATGGCGCAGTGAGGTGGGCGATCTTCGTGCGCCGGTGATCGTCAACGTGACGCCGCTCGGGATGGCCGACGGACCTGAGGAGCATGAAAAGGCTTATGGTGACGACGTGATCGCTGCTGCGCATGCGGTTTTCGACGTGGTCGCGGTGCCGTCGGAGACGCCGTTGATCGTCGCCGCCCGTGCCGCCGGTAAACGGGTGATCACCGGCGCGGAAGTAATCGCCCTGCAGGCGGCCGAACAATTCGAGCGCTACACCGGGGTGCGGCCGAGCGTGCAGCAGGTGGCCGACGCCTCGGCGTTCTCGCGGGATTAG
- a CDS encoding SDR family NAD(P)-dependent oxidoreductase: MCDINLRHVFAVTRAFVPAMIRAGSGNIVNVHSVEGMRGFPRDPVYGAMKAAVAHFTTCLAVDLGRHGIRVNGIETDLTQTPQVDYLTGHEDAEHLWQSWVPVGRAGWPQDQARVALFLASELSGFVTGHNIAVDGGTKAVGGWLFSPRAGRFVNRSKHL, translated from the coding sequence ATATGCGACATCAATCTTCGCCACGTCTTCGCGGTCACCCGGGCGTTCGTCCCGGCGATGATCAGGGCGGGCAGCGGCAACATCGTCAACGTCCACTCCGTGGAAGGCATGCGCGGCTTTCCGCGTGACCCGGTCTACGGCGCCATGAAAGCCGCGGTCGCGCATTTCACGACGTGCCTGGCCGTGGACCTGGGGCGGCACGGCATCCGGGTCAACGGCATCGAAACGGATCTCACCCAGACCCCGCAGGTGGACTACCTCACCGGTCACGAGGATGCCGAGCACCTGTGGCAGTCCTGGGTGCCAGTGGGTCGGGCCGGCTGGCCTCAGGATCAGGCGCGGGTTGCGCTGTTCCTGGCCTCCGAGTTGTCCGGATTCGTCACCGGACATAACATCGCGGTCGACGGGGGAACGAAAGCCGTTGGTGGCTGGCTGTTTTCACCGCGTGCCGGCAGGTTCGTCAACCGGTCCAAGCATCTCTAG